One window from the genome of Epinephelus moara isolate mb chromosome 5, YSFRI_EMoa_1.0, whole genome shotgun sequence encodes:
- the si:ch211-69b7.6 gene encoding neuroblast differentiation-associated protein AHNAK isoform X23 — protein MPSHRRGRSLSDALTLERSEEGGLYVSSINQNAAANRGLREGDELLGATIDFDQLSKDEVYKVLRLMEPFDGKMKVLTRNNKSKSLGNLDQCDKTPETMLNDAYSKLYNAKIKKFMKDDLPGAWEGSVNEVTAKPTVPGSSKVNLKHDMRGLPRLGVDFGFIKPKTLTTDIDADSQSDDAEEQMKYDSNLNLPPLGLGLNGTALSGAQAPRLKVNARSPQFNAPDFHLSGTLPEGPNVNTTAGLQLPNTDSPSVDLTMPNLGLESNGTFRAPEMGMDLTGSDVSTPDIGINLNGGNISGPSFDTDVPKVAIEGTNKEFKMPKFKVPDMGLSGPSFSGPEGEVKIPDVGMPDVPSGKLGLKYSKRLKNPDLNVDYPSSYVESPKLQLSGTSPDLDLEMPDVDVSQLDINGPDINMPSGKVKVPFKKPKIDLRYPDLDVDAPSGKLTKPKFDVKTPDLSLKSPKIKGGIHAPDINLPKADLKGPKLGIGTPSVDTKLPSGKYKAPRFKMPKFDLPDIEVPDFNGDFKGPDVRLAAPDLRAGIADPNIDIKVPSADLDVSAPKFKGGIGLKDPKLDLNTPDMDINMPSGKLGIGADAPSGKLKLPKFKLFGTLSKKKDLDVNAGLKTPELALKSPKIKGMDVDLSKPGFDMDAPSLDLTLPKGPNLDMNTDLKSPDLNLKAPKIKGGIDAPDLDLPNMDLKAPKLDVNTPNINMGSPKAKLKMPKIKMPKFSGPSLKGPEIDGNFDGPDMDINAPNFNLKGPKADLEMPDLDISGPSGKFKKPNFNLPDFGLSGPKLDGPDLGLKSPDLDLSGPNLSGGLNAPDINMPKVHLKSPKLDLNAPELNLDMPSGKLKMPELNAPDWDVNAPSGKLKMPKLNLSGTLPKGPNLDINTDFKSPDLNLKAPKIKGGIDAPDLDLPNMDLKAPKLDVNTPDINIGSPKTKFKMPKLKMPKFNFPGLKTPEFDGNLDGPDVDVNAPNFNLKGPKADLEMPDLGISGPSGKFKKPNFNLPDFGLSGPKLDGPNLGLKSPDLDLSGPNLSGGLNAPDINMPKVDLKSPKLDLNAPKLNLDMPSGKLKMPELNAPDWDVNAPSGKLKMPKLNLSGTLPKGPNLDINTDFKSPDLNLKAPKIKSGIEAPDLDLPNMDLKAPKLDVNTPDINIGSPKTKFKMPKLKMPKFNFPGLKTPEIDGNLDGPDVDINAPNVNLKGPKTDFEIPDVDFGSPTGKFKFPDVGFSSPKLDAPNFDFKSPDLNAKLPKGPNLNINSDLKAPDFNLKAPKLKGGIDAPKFGLPNMDLKAPKLDMNTPDVSLGLPDAKFKKPEIKMPKGPNIDINGDLQGPDLNIPNLDVSGPEGKFKMPSLNTPDLNLSGPKAKIPDMNLSGPKLKGPDISMPDIDLPNASFKGPKLDLNAKRPDLGIDGNIGQPDMRFTAPNVKGGIRGPDIGMNIPSGNIQGPDADLDLAERKFKLPSFKMPQFGSPDLNGVGSDIDFGASLKPTNLDISPPNAKVNMKPMQLVGDFTGPNVSVPNMPNAAMRSPQLNVNAPNMPNAAMRGPQLNVRAPNMPKAAMRSPQLNVNAPNMPNAAMRRPQLNVNAPNMPNAAMRGPQLNVNAPNIPNAAMRGPQLNINAPNMPNAAMRGPQLNVNAPNMPNAAMRGPQLNVNAPNMPNASMRGPQLNVNAPNMPNASMRGPQLNVRAPNMLKASMQSPQLNVNAPNMPNAAMRKPQLHLKSPDLNIDDPSLHFRGPSYRNRRSDIPGVNMRMAVLDVDRVDFSHTDLNIDDFTGKEHVLRARGSKPNLQAPPNYGQVISPSGVNIGMRDPRHSRRSPPGDMYSRQHGTMQPVTYARLPHVSQDPRVRVPGGSDGYYITVFDKQAQNQRMPNRKYNTLGGPGFHPQDIDLEVPEKNYQKGGSTFFFSDLM, from the exons ATG CCGTCTCACCGCAGGGGAAGGAGTCTCTCCGACGCCCTGACCCTGGAGCGATCAGAGGAGGGAGGGCTGTACGTTTCCAGCATCAACCAAAATGCCGCAGCCAATCGAGGACTTAGAGAAG gggATGAACTCTTGGGGGCAACAATTGATTTTGATCAACTTTCAAAAGATGAAGTATATAAAGTACTGAGGCTGATGGAGCCATTTGATGGCAAGATGAAAGTCCTCACTAGGAACAACAAGAGCAAGAGCCTCGGAAACTTGGACCAGTGTGACAAGACTCCTGAGACG ATGCTGAATGATGCCTACAGCAAGCTCTACAATGCCAAAATCAAGAAGTTCATGAAAGATGATTTGCCTGGTGCCTGGGAAGGCTCTGTGAACGAGGTTACTGCCAAGCCAACTGTACCAGGCTCATCCAAGGTCAACCTAAAACACGACATGAGGGGGTTGCCTCGCCTCGGAGTTGACTTTGGATTTATAAAACCCAAGACTTTGACCACAGATATTGATGCAGATTCACAATCTGATGATGCCGAAGAACAAATGAAATATGACAGCAATCTGAACCTCCCACCACTGGGACTCGGCTTGAATGGGACTGCTCTCAGTGGAGCTCAGGCGCCAAGACTGAAAGTCAATGCTAGAAGTCCACAGTTTAATGCTCCAGACTTCCATCTGTCTGGAACATTACCAGAGGGTCCAAATGTCAACACCACAGCTGGTCTACAACTGCCAAACACTGACAGTCCATCAGTTGACTTGACAATGCCAAATCTTGGACTGGAAAGCAATGGAACTTTTAGAGCTCCAGAAATGGGTATGGACTTAACAGGTTCAGATGTTAGTACACCTGACATAGGGATAAACCTTAATGGGGGAAATATCAGTGGTCCATCCTTTGACACTGACGTTCCCAAAGTGGCCATTGAAGGAACAAACAAAGAGttcaaaatgccaaaattcaAAGTGCCAGACATGGGCCTCTCTGGACCTTCTTTTAGTGGTCCAGAAGGTGAGGTCAAGATACCAGATGTAGGAATGCCAGATGTTCCCTCAGGTAAACTTGGTCTCAAGTATTCCAAGAGACTGAAAAATCCAGATCTAAATGTGGACTATCCTTCCAGTTATGTAGAATCACCCAAGCTCCAGCTGTCAGGAACATCCCCTGACTTGGACCTAGAAATGCCAGATGTGGATGTATCACAACTTGACATAAATGGGCCGGACATTAACATGCCTTCAGGGAAAGTCAAAGTGCCATTTAAGAAACCAAAGATTGATCTTAGATATCCAGATTTAGATGTGGATGCCCCATCTGGTAAATTGACTAAGCCCAAATTTGACGTTAAAACACCTGACCTTAGTCTCAAATCACCAAAGATAAAAGGTGGAATTCATGCACCTGATATAAATTTACCCAAAGCTGACCTCAAAGGACCAAAGTTAGGCATTGGCACTCCGTCTGTTGACACTAAACTTCCATCTGGAAAATACAAGGCTCCAAGgtttaaaatgcccaaatttgaTTTACCAGACATTGAAGTTCCAGACTTCAATGGAGATTTCAAAGGACCAGATGTGCGGTTGGCAGCACCAGATCTCAGAGCTGGAATTGCAGACCCAAATATTGACATAAAGGTACCCTCAGCTGACTTGGATGTGTCTGCTCCCAAGTTTAAAGGCGGGATTGGCCTCAAAGACCCAAAACTTGACCTTAATACTCCTGATATGGATATTAATATGCCTTCTGGGAAATTAGGCATTGGTGCAGATGCGCCCTCTGGTAAGCTTAAGTTGCCAAAATTTAAGCTTTTTGGCACATTGTCAAAGAAAAAGGATTTGGATGTCAATGCAGGGTTGAAAACACCTGAACTTGCTCTGAAATCCCCAAAGATAAAAGGCATGGATGTAGATTTGTCTAAGCCAGGGTTTGACATGGATGCACCTTCACTTGATCTGACGCTGCCAAAAGGACCAAATTTGGACATGAACACAGACCTGAAATCACCAGATTTAAATCTGAAAGCCCCGAAGATAAAGGGTGGAATTGATGCCCCTGACTTGGACTTGCCAAACATGGACCTTAAAGCTCCAAAGTTAGATGTGAACACTCCAAATATCAACATGGGTTCACCCAAAGCAAAATTAAAGATGCCCAAAATAAAGATGCCTAAATTTAGTGGTCCAAGCCTAAAAGGACCTGAGATTGATGGCAATTTTGATGGCCCAGACATGGATATTAATGCACCCAATTTCAATCTGAAAG GTCCTAAAGCTGATTTAGAAATGCCAGACTTGGATATCAGTGGTCCATCGGGAAAATTCAAAAAGCCAAACTTTAACCTGCCTGATTTTGGGCTTTCTGGTCCAAAGTTAGATGGCCCCGACCTGGGCCTCAAATCACCTGATCTAGATCTATCTGGTCCCAATCTCAGTGGTGGTTTAAATGCACCAGACATAAACATGCCCAAGGTTCATCTTAAAAGTCCCAAACTGGACCTCAATGCCCCAGAGCTCAACTTAGACATGCCATCAGGTAAACTGAAAATGCCAGAGCTTAATGCTCCAGACTGGGATGTTAATGCTCCCTCAGGCAAATTGAAAATGCCCAAGTTAAACCTTTCCGGCACACTGCCAAAGGGACCAAATTTGGACATAAACACTGACTTCAAATCACCAGATTTAAATCTGAAAGCCCCAAAGATAAAGGGTGGAATTGATGCCCCTGACTTGGACTTGCCAAACATGGACCTTAAAGCTCCAAAGTTAGATGTGAACACTCCAGATATCAACATTGGTTCACccaaaacaaaattcaaaatgcccAAGcttaaaatgccaaaatttaatttcccaGGCCTAAAAACACCTGAATTTGATGGAAACTTGGATGGTCCAGATGTTGATGTAAATGCACCCAATTTCAATCTGAAAGGTCCTAAAGCTGATTTAGAAATGCCAGACTTGGGTATCAGTGGTCCATCAGGAAAATTCAAAAAGCCAAACTTTAACCTGCCTGATTTTGGGCTTTCTGGTCCAAAGTTAGATGGCCCTAACCTGGGCCTCAAATCACCTGATCTAGATCTATCTGGTCCCAATCTCAGTGGTGGTTTAAATGCACCAGACATAAACATGCCCAAGGTTGATCTTAAAAGCCCCAAACTGGACCTCAATGCCCCAAAGCTCAACTTAGACATGCCATCAGGTAAACTAAAAATGCCAGAGCTTAATGCTCCAGACTGGGATGTTAATGCTCCCTCAGGCAAATTGAAAATGCCCAAATTAAATCTTTCCGGCACGCTGCCAAAGG GACCAAATTTGGACATAAACACTGACTTCAAATCACCAGATTTAAATCTGAAAGCTCCAAAGATAAAGAGTGGAATTGAGGCCCCTGACTTGGACTTGCCAAACATGGACCTTAAAGCTCCAAAGTTAGATGTGAACACTCCAGATATCAACATTGGTTCACccaaaacaaaattcaaaatgcccAAACTGAAAATGCCTAAATTTAACTTCCCAGGCCTAAAAACACCTGAAATTGATGGAAACTTGGATGGTCCAGATGTTGACATCAATGCACCCAACGTCAACCTCAAAGGGCCCAAAACTGACTTTGAAATACCAGATGTTGATTTTGGCAGCCCAACAGGAAAATTTAAATTTCCTGATGTGGGCTTTTCTAGTCCAAAGTTAGATGCCCCAAACTTTGACTTtaagtcaccagatctcaatgcCAAATTACCAAAAGGTCCAAATCTGAACATAAATTCAGACCTAAAAGCTCCAGATTTTAATCTCAAAGCTCCAAAATTGAAAGGTGGAATCGATGCCCCTAAATTTGGATTACCAAACATGGATCTTAAGGCACCCAAATTAGATATGAACACTCCAGATGTTAGCCTTGGTCTCCCTGATGCAAAGTTCAAAAAGCCAGAAATCAAGATGCCAAAAGGCCCCAATATTGACATAAATGGGGACCTACAGGGGCCTGACCTGAATATCCCAAATTTAGATGTCAGTGGTCCCGAAGGTAAATTCAAAATGCCAAGTTTGAATACACCAGACCTCAATCTCTCTGGACCTAAGGCCAAAATTCCAGACATGAATCTTTCAGGACCTAAACTGAAAGGCCCTGATATAAGTATGCCAGACATAGATTTGCCTAATGCCAGTTTCAAAGGTCCTAAGCTAGACCTCAATGCGAAACGTCCTGACCTAGGAATAGATGGTAACATAGGGCAACCTGATATGAGATTTACTGCCCCTAATGTCAAAGGAGGAATAAGAGGTCCAGACATTGGTATGAATATTCCCTCAGGCAACATCCAAGGTCCGGACGCTGATCTTGATTTGGCTGAGAGAAAATTCAAACTCCCTTCTTTCAAGATGCCTCAGTTTGGAAGCCCAGATCTTAACGGGGTAGGGTCTGATATTGACTTTGGTGCATCTCTGAAACCAACAAATCTGGATATTTCTCCTCCAAATGCAAAAGTGAACATGAAACCAATGCAGTTGGTGGGGGATTTCACAGGTCCAAATGTTAGTGTTCCAAACATGCCGAACGCAGCGATGCGAAGTCCACAGCTAAATGTTAATGCTCCAAACATGCCGAACGCAGCGATGCGAGGTCCACAGCTAAATGTTAGGGCTCCAAACATGCCAAAAGCAGCAATGCGAAGTCCACAGCTAAATGTAAATGCTCCAAACATGCCGAATGCAGCGATGCGACGTCCACAGCTAAATGTTAATGCTCCAAACATGCCAAACGCAGCGATGCGAGGTCCACAGCTAAATGTTAATGCTCCAAACATACCGAACGCAGCGATGCGAGGTCCACAGCTAAATATTAATGCTCCAAACATGCCAAACGCAGCGATGCGAGGTCCACAGCTAAATGTTAATGCTCCAAACATGCCGAACGCAGCGATGCGAGGTCCACAGCTAAATGTTAATGCTCCAAACATGCCAAACGCATCGATGCGAGGTCCACAGCTAAATGTTAATGCTCCAAACATGCCGAACGCATCGATGCGAGGTCCACAGCTAAATGTTAGGGCTCCAAACATGCTGAAAGCATCAATGCAAAGTCCACAGCTAAATGTAAATGCTCCAAACATGCCGAACGCAGCGATGCGGAAGCCACAGCTCCATCTCAAATCTCCAGATCTTAACATTGATGATccttcactacatttcagaggacCTTCGTATAGGAATCGCAGATCAGATATCCCAGGGGTTAACATGAGAATGGCTGTCCTGGATGTAGATCGAGTTGATTTCAGCCATACAGATCTCAACATTGATGATTTCACAGGAAAGGAGCATGTACTTAGAGCTAGAGGTTCCAAACCTAACCTCCAGGCACCACCTAACTATGGACAGGTGATCTCCCCATCAGGTGTTAATATTGGCATGAGGGACCCAAGACACTCTAGAAGAAGTCCTCCTGGTGATATGTATTCAAGGCAGCACGGAACAATGCAGCCGGTAACTTACGCACGTTTGCCACATGTTTCTCAAGATCCCAGAGTAAGAGTCCCTGGAGGTTCGGATGGATACTACATCACTGTTTTTGACAAACAAGCACAAAATCAGAGAATGCCAAACCGCAAATATAACACACTTGGGGGGCCTGGCTTTCATCCACAAGACATAGACCTTGAAGttccagaaaaaaattaccagaAAGGGGGTTCAACTTTCTTTTTCTCCGACCTCATGTAG